Proteins from a genomic interval of Cognatishimia sp. WU-CL00825:
- a CDS encoding PAS domain-containing sensor histidine kinase, with protein sequence MTTRAKTTHWVRLRRLQRQRRLQNFATFGLVVLGPILALATFLIMGPFDRGATTVSLRSILLADFVYVLLVAALVLQRVARMIASRRAKSAGSRLHMRLTGAFALMALVPAVTVAIFAGLTINIGLEGWFSERVSRVVGSSVSAARAYEEEHVRDLESDAKAVADFIEASKFARRTIFAAGDFRELLSQAQSQSQRGLREAFIVDGAGELRARGDRSYLFDFEQPAEADLNTAFESGIAIMRDLEQGELRALVRLDGFVDRFVYVSRDIDSQIFSLLDETQETAQLYAQLENERGRVLFEFSLVYIGFAVILILAATWMGLWFAERLSRPVGRLTGAAQRVGSGDLDLQVIEEDGDDEIAMLGRYFNQMTRQLKGQRETLLENTRQIEVRRRLFDSVLSSVTSGVLGLDGDGRISFLNRAAERLLEMPDGRRLVPLAVAVPEFGELFDTLIASGNEVVQQEIKVVRNGKLESLLVTISTRRAGDNNLEGYVLAFDEVTDLVAAQRMAAWGDVARRIAHEIKNPLTPIQLSAERIKRKFSPRVGDDSEKLEQMTDVIIRQTNDLRRIVDEFSKFARMPEPERRDVEIRQILADAVLLQESGQPNVKFVSDLGDDPVMAHADNTMLSQALTNLIKNAGEAIESLEKKGKIDGLVPEIQISLTREEEQCVIRIADNGIGLPENRAQLFEPYVTTRDKGTGLGLPIVKKIIEEHGGSLALLDAPVFDGNAHYGAMAEITLPVTSVADASSVNENEAG encoded by the coding sequence GTGACTACCCGGGCAAAAACAACACATTGGGTCCGCCTCAGGCGGTTGCAACGTCAAAGACGCTTGCAGAATTTTGCGACCTTCGGGTTGGTTGTGCTTGGGCCCATTCTGGCCCTCGCAACATTTCTGATTATGGGTCCGTTTGACCGCGGCGCAACGACAGTGTCTTTGCGGTCAATTCTGCTGGCGGATTTTGTCTATGTGTTGCTTGTAGCTGCTTTGGTGCTGCAGCGTGTGGCACGTATGATCGCCTCGCGCAGGGCCAAATCAGCAGGGTCCCGCCTGCACATGCGCTTGACCGGAGCCTTTGCGTTGATGGCTTTGGTGCCAGCCGTCACCGTGGCTATTTTTGCCGGATTAACCATCAATATTGGCCTAGAAGGCTGGTTTTCGGAACGGGTAAGCCGGGTGGTGGGCAGTTCTGTCTCGGCCGCGCGCGCCTATGAAGAAGAGCACGTGCGAGACTTGGAATCTGATGCCAAGGCCGTCGCAGATTTTATCGAGGCCAGCAAATTTGCCCGGCGCACGATTTTTGCCGCGGGTGATTTTCGTGAATTGCTGAGTCAAGCCCAGTCGCAAAGCCAACGTGGATTGCGCGAGGCCTTTATTGTGGATGGGGCCGGAGAATTACGCGCACGTGGCGACCGTTCCTATTTGTTTGACTTTGAGCAACCGGCCGAAGCGGATTTAAACACCGCGTTTGAATCCGGCATTGCCATCATGCGTGATCTTGAGCAGGGCGAATTGCGGGCCTTGGTGCGACTGGATGGCTTTGTAGATCGGTTTGTTTATGTCAGCCGCGACATCGATTCCCAAATATTTAGCCTGTTGGATGAAACTCAGGAAACCGCACAGCTTTATGCGCAGCTGGAAAACGAACGTGGGCGTGTGCTGTTTGAGTTTAGCCTTGTTTACATCGGTTTTGCAGTGATTTTGATATTGGCTGCGACCTGGATGGGGCTGTGGTTTGCTGAAAGGCTGTCGCGCCCGGTTGGCCGGTTGACAGGTGCAGCGCAACGGGTTGGGTCAGGTGATTTGGATTTGCAGGTCATCGAAGAAGATGGCGATGATGAAATTGCCATGTTGGGGCGGTATTTCAACCAGATGACGCGACAATTAAAGGGCCAACGCGAAACGCTGTTGGAAAATACCCGCCAAATCGAAGTGCGTCGCCGGTTGTTTGACTCGGTGCTAAGTTCGGTCACTTCAGGCGTTTTGGGGCTGGATGGCGACGGGCGTATTTCGTTTTTGAACCGCGCCGCAGAGCGTCTATTGGAAATGCCGGATGGCCGGCGCTTGGTGCCTTTAGCTGTAGCTGTCCCAGAATTTGGCGAGCTGTTTGATACGTTGATTGCAAGCGGCAACGAAGTTGTGCAGCAAGAAATCAAAGTGGTGCGCAACGGCAAATTGGAAAGCCTGTTGGTAACGATTTCCACCCGGCGCGCCGGAGACAACAATCTGGAAGGCTATGTTCTGGCCTTTGATGAAGTGACGGATCTGGTGGCGGCGCAACGCATGGCGGCCTGGGGCGATGTTGCCCGCCGGATTGCCCATGAGATCAAGAATCCATTGACGCCCATTCAGTTGTCTGCAGAGCGGATCAAACGCAAGTTTTCGCCGCGTGTTGGCGATGACAGTGAAAAGCTTGAGCAGATGACAGATGTTATTATACGCCAGACAAATGACTTGCGTCGTATTGTGGATGAATTCAGCAAATTTGCGCGTATGCCAGAACCAGAGCGGCGGGACGTCGAGATTCGCCAGATTTTGGCTGACGCGGTGCTTTTGCAAGAGTCTGGCCAGCCAAATGTTAAATTTGTCAGTGACTTAGGCGATGATCCTGTGATGGCGCATGCAGATAACACGATGTTGTCGCAGGCGCTGACCAACCTTATCAAGAATGCGGGCGAAGCTATTGAAAGCCTTGAGAAAAAGGGAAAAATAGATGGTCTGGTGCCTGAGATTCAGATTTCCCTGACACGAGAGGAAGAGCAATGTGTCATTCGCATTGCGGATAACGGTATTGGTTTGCCTGAAAACAGGGCTCAACTGTTTGAACCCTATGTCACGACACGTGACAAAGGCACCGGTTTGGGGTTGCCGATTGTAAAAAAGATTATCGAAGAACATGGGGGCAGCCTGGCTTTGCTCGATGCGCCTGTTTTTGACGGAAATGCCCATTATGGGGCAATGGCAGAGATCACTCTGCCGGTAACGAGTGTGGCGGATGCCAGTTCAGTTAATGAAAATGAGGCGGGGTGA
- a CDS encoding sigma-54 dependent transcriptional regulator, whose translation MGDILIVDDERDIRELISDILEDEGYTTRIAGTSDEAMQQVTSEQPALMILDIWLKDSQMDGIDILKAVKRDYPDVPVVIISGHGNIEIAVAAIKQGAYDFIEKPFNIDQLLVVIRRAMETSRLRQENHALKRQDSKATDMIGESTAFRTLVSQLDKVTKSNGRVMLRGPAGSGKEVAARYIHAHSSRASGPFVTVNCAGVEPDRMEEVLFGRESGERGVEQGLLEQANGGVVYFDEVADMPIGTQSKILRVLVDQSFSRVGGSDNIRVDLRVISSTSKDLEAEIAAERFRQELYHRLNVVPITVPSLADRREDIPELAAEFIKGFNESQGLPMRELTDEAIALMQTMSWPGNVRQLKNLIERVLILGDGSGPIEARELPGDEAPSAEEGRVVLSGALATLPLREAREAFEREYLLTQINRFGGNISRTASFVGMERSALHRKLKSLGVVTSNKAGSRVASVDEPG comes from the coding sequence ATGGGCGATATATTAATCGTAGATGACGAGCGCGATATTCGAGAGCTGATCTCGGATATTTTGGAAGACGAAGGCTATACAACGCGGATAGCGGGCACCAGTGACGAGGCCATGCAACAGGTCACATCTGAACAACCCGCGCTGATGATTTTGGACATTTGGCTGAAAGACAGCCAGATGGATGGCATCGACATTCTGAAAGCTGTGAAACGCGATTACCCGGATGTGCCTGTTGTGATCATTTCCGGACATGGCAATATCGAAATTGCGGTGGCGGCTATCAAACAAGGCGCATATGATTTCATCGAAAAGCCCTTCAATATTGATCAATTGCTGGTGGTTATTCGCCGCGCGATGGAAACCAGCCGTCTGCGGCAGGAAAATCACGCGCTTAAGCGTCAGGATAGCAAAGCCACTGATATGATTGGCGAAAGTACTGCCTTTCGCACCTTGGTGTCGCAGCTTGATAAGGTGACAAAATCCAATGGCAGGGTGATGCTGCGCGGACCTGCGGGATCAGGCAAAGAGGTGGCGGCACGTTATATTCATGCCCATTCAAGCCGTGCCAGCGGGCCCTTTGTCACAGTGAATTGCGCCGGCGTTGAACCGGACCGGATGGAGGAGGTGCTGTTTGGCCGTGAAAGCGGTGAACGCGGTGTGGAACAAGGTTTGTTGGAACAGGCGAACGGTGGCGTCGTCTATTTTGACGAAGTGGCGGATATGCCGATTGGCACCCAGTCCAAAATTCTTCGAGTGTTGGTGGATCAAAGTTTTAGCCGTGTTGGCGGCAGCGACAATATTCGCGTTGATCTGCGGGTGATTTCCTCGACAAGTAAAGACCTTGAGGCAGAAATCGCCGCAGAGCGTTTTCGCCAAGAGCTATATCACCGGTTGAATGTTGTGCCAATTACAGTTCCGTCCTTGGCAGATCGACGCGAGGATATCCCTGAATTGGCCGCAGAATTCATCAAAGGATTCAATGAAAGTCAGGGCTTGCCAATGCGCGAGTTGACTGACGAGGCGATTGCGTTGATGCAAACCATGAGCTGGCCGGGAAATGTGCGCCAGCTTAAGAACCTGATTGAACGGGTGCTTATTTTGGGTGACGGCTCTGGTCCGATCGAGGCGCGCGAATTGCCGGGCGACGAAGCGCCGTCAGCGGAAGAGGGGCGCGTGGTTCTGTCCGGTGCCTTGGCGACATTGCCGCTGCGGGAAGCGCGCGAGGCCTTTGAACGGGAATATTTGCTGACACAGATTAATCGGTTTGGCGGCAATATCAGCCGCACGGCGTCCTTTGTGGGCATGGAGCGCTCAGCGCTGCATAGGAAGCTGAAATCATTGGGGGTTGTGACCTCTAATAAGGCGGGTAGTCGCGTCGCAAGTGTGGATGAACCTGGCTAA
- the trkA gene encoding Trk system potassium transporter TrkA, producing the protein MKVIICGAGQVGWQIARHLANERNDVTVVDSNADLVRRATDTLDVQGVAGFASYPDVLDRAGARDADMIIAATHSDEVNMVTCQVAHSVFNVPRKIARLRAQSYLNAIYSDLYRRDHMPIEVVISPEREVAAAALKRLSAPSAFDTEFFIDGKVQMLGIALDDECPVVNTPLRQLSDLFTTLEAVVVGVRRDGTLFAPDAGDQLFVNDEIYVMTKVEDAKRTLEIFGKTSTKQERVILIGGGNVGRMVAEELEKLPGRAIRAKMIEKDRAVAEAAAEALERTIVLHGDGLDAALLREAGIERADAVLAVTDDDKTNILSAVRAKSQGCPMAIALINDPTLVPLMVPLGIDAHINPRGTTVSSILRHIRHGRVRDVYSLGDAEAEIIEAEVLSTSPIAGQQVRDIDFPEGVLIGGLLQGDTVVKPTGSTRVNEGDIIALFALAKDIGEVERLLQVSIDYF; encoded by the coding sequence ATGAAGGTCATCATTTGCGGAGCTGGTCAGGTTGGCTGGCAGATCGCGCGCCATTTGGCGAACGAACGCAATGACGTCACGGTCGTTGACAGCAACGCTGATCTTGTGCGGCGTGCCACGGATACATTGGATGTTCAGGGGGTGGCTGGATTTGCCAGCTATCCAGACGTTCTGGATCGGGCAGGCGCGCGCGATGCGGATATGATCATTGCCGCCACGCATTCTGACGAAGTGAATATGGTGACCTGTCAGGTCGCGCATTCGGTTTTTAATGTGCCGCGCAAAATCGCACGCCTGCGGGCGCAATCTTATCTTAACGCGATCTATTCTGATTTGTACCGGCGCGATCACATGCCGATTGAGGTGGTGATCAGCCCCGAGCGCGAAGTGGCGGCCGCGGCGTTGAAACGTCTTTCGGCCCCCTCGGCCTTTGACACAGAGTTTTTTATCGACGGCAAAGTGCAGATGCTGGGCATCGCTCTGGATGATGAATGCCCAGTGGTGAACACGCCTTTGCGGCAACTGTCTGATTTGTTTACGACTTTGGAGGCGGTGGTTGTCGGAGTCCGCAGGGATGGTACGCTTTTTGCACCGGACGCGGGTGACCAGTTGTTTGTGAACGACGAAATCTATGTCATGACCAAGGTCGAAGACGCCAAGCGCACACTAGAGATCTTTGGCAAAACTTCGACCAAACAAGAGCGCGTCATTTTGATTGGCGGTGGCAATGTTGGGCGTATGGTTGCCGAAGAACTAGAGAAGCTGCCGGGCCGCGCCATACGTGCCAAGATGATTGAAAAAGACCGCGCGGTGGCAGAAGCCGCCGCCGAGGCGCTTGAACGCACTATTGTGTTGCATGGTGATGGTTTGGACGCAGCGTTGTTACGCGAAGCTGGCATCGAACGCGCCGACGCAGTTCTGGCGGTCACAGATGACGATAAAACCAATATTCTCAGTGCTGTACGGGCCAAGTCCCAGGGATGTCCAATGGCGATTGCACTGATCAATGACCCGACGTTAGTGCCCTTAATGGTGCCTTTGGGCATTGACGCGCATATCAATCCGCGCGGCACAACGGTGTCGTCGATCCTGCGCCATATTCGTCATGGGCGGGTGCGCGATGTGTATTCGCTCGGCGATGCAGAGGCAGAAATCATCGAAGCTGAGGTGTTGTCGACCTCGCCAATTGCTGGCCAGCAGGTGCGCGATATTGATTTTCCCGAAGGCGTGTTGATTGGCGGACTTTTGCAAGGGGACACCGTGGTGAAACCCACTGGTTCAACCCGCGTTAACGAAGGTGATATCATCGCTTTGTTTGCGCTGGCAAAAGACATTGGCGAAGTGGAACGCCTGCTGCAAGTTTCGATCGATTATTTCTAG